The following is a genomic window from Amphiura filiformis chromosome 4, Afil_fr2py, whole genome shotgun sequence.
ATGTGTAGAAAATAGAAGCATACTTTTGAAGGAGATGCTGACACCTTGAAACATGTTTgatactttattaaaaaaaaaaagcaattaattatttgaatcttTTGGAAAATTAAGCAGAATAAATGACTATTCACAGTTCAGTAGGCCTTGTGTTGTGCTTTAGAATGTCAAAAAGGTATTAATTTCTCTCATTTTATGTTATATCCAAAGAATGCATAAATCCAAACATTTTTAGGTCATCAAGCTTTGTAAAAAAAACAATGTTCAGTCATTTTCATACATTTGATAATTTTCTTTGtatgtttttcatgttttgttctgtgtAAGTTTTAAAAACAGTTAAAATGAATTGTGTGTCAAAGAGAATACACAGTTCTATGTATTTTTACcataaaactgaactgaattaTTTCCTTTTATCAAATCTAAAAGAATTATCATGACTCTATTTTGAATTTCAGAATTATAAAAATTAACTTGACAAGCCAACAAGGGTGTTAATGCATCACCTTAAAGGATTTAAAACTATGAAGGAGGTGGGGAAATatgatttgtttaatttttagCATGAGAGTGGGGTGGATTGGCGTCATCTATGGAGTATGTCTCACCATCATGCTGGATTTTTTGAGGGAACGCGAAAATTTCCAGTAGTACCATACCATTCCTGATGAACTGGTTCCTGTTGAACCCAGGTATTGACCATTCAGATTTGACCTATGGCAGCTTTTATACCACCAGGCACCTTGGTAGGTTTCAGCACAGTTACTTACATGTACGGAGTTATCATTGTCCCTATCATACGTTGAGAATTGCATGTTATTATGATAACCCAAAGAGTCACCAGCATTGCCACTGTATGACCCAATGGTGAGGACATAATTAGAAGATGAATCACCAACAGTAAATGATTCATATTCAGCATAAGCTGTGTCACCATCAAATGCTTCTAGTTCTATGCGTAAACGAGGAGGACTCCCTGAGGATGTCAGGAGATGAAGGAGTcttaaccctgcccaatactcTCCATCCACATTACCAAATCCATTCTCATAGTCATCCCATCCCCTGTAAAAGTTTACAGACCTATTAAAACGATGCTGAAATACAGTCCAGCCACCCCCATCTGTGTCCATATCACAATATACATCAACTAACTTTGATCCGCGCACCCATGGTTTAATCTTGTAAGGACCGGAATTATAATCTCCACTTAAAGCAATATCTAAGCAGTCACGAGGAGCATCTTGTAGCATCAAAAGTTTAGTTTGGACATCTAATTGACTTGCCATTATCAAGGTCAAATTTTCCAGTTGTTGGCTTTGTGTCTCCAGGATTTCCACAGCTTGACTTCCCAAAATATCTCTCATTGTGTTCGACACTAcagctgttgaattctgcacagCAATGTCAGAGTCATTGACAGGTACAGGTAGACGTTGATTTAAGAGTTCAATTTGATCTGTTTGCTTGTCTAACGAGTGAGAGATGTTCTCTAGTACAGATACCATGGTATTCATAGAAGCTGATATATTATGCAATTGATGACTTTGCATTTGTAAGAGGGTTACTACTTGGTTGAAAGTGTTAGCCATCAGAGATTGGGTTTCACCTATCTCACTCAGTTTACTTAAGGTTTGGTTTTGAATCTCAGCCATCTGGCTTTGCATCTCAGCCATCTGAATTTGAGTCATTTCCATTTGACTTTGGGTTTCACCAATCTCACTGAGCTTATTTAAAGTTAGGCTTTGCGTCTCAGCCATCTGGCTTTGCGTCTCAGCCATCTGACTTTGCGTCTCAGCCATTTGGATTTGAGTCGTTTCCATTTGACTTTGGGTTTCACCAATCTCACTGAGCTTATTTAAAGTTAGGCTTTGCGTCTCAGCCATCTGGCTTTGCGTCTCAGCCATCTGACTTTGCGTCTCAGCCATTTGGATTTGAGTCgtttccatttgactttgagtTTCACCAATCTGACTGAGCTTATTTAAAGTTTGGTTTTGCGTCTCAGCCATCTGACTTTGCGTCTCAGCCATCTGAATTTGAGTCATTTCCATTTGACTTTGGGTTTCACCAATCTCACTGAGCTTAGTTAAAGTTTGGTTTTGCATCTCAGCCATCTGGCTTTGCATCTCAGCCA
Proteins encoded in this region:
- the LOC140149778 gene encoding fibrinogen C domain-containing protein 1-B-like, with protein sequence MEMTQIQMAETQSQMAETQNQTLNKLSQIGETQSQMETTQIQMAETQSQMAETQSQMAETQSLTLNKLSEIGETQSQMETTQIQMAETQSQMAETQSQMAETQSLTLNKLSEIGETQSQMEMTQIQMAEMQSQMAEIQNQTLSKLSEIGETQSLMANTFNQVVTLLQMQSHQLHNISASMNTMVSVLENISHSLDKQTDQIELLNQRLPVPVNDSDIAVQNSTAVVSNTMRDILGSQAVEILETQSQQLENLTLIMASQLDVQTKLLMLQDAPRDCLDIALSGDYNSGPYKIKPWVRGSKLVDVYCDMDTDGGGWTVFQHRFNRSVNFYRGWDDYENGFGNVDGEYWAGLRLLHLLTSSGSPPRLRIELEAFDGDTAYAEYESFTVGDSSSNYVLTIGSYSGNAGDSLGYHNNMQFSTYDRDNDNSVHVSNCAETYQGAWWYKSCHRSNLNGQYLGSTGTSSSGMVWYYWKFSRSLKKSSMMVRHTP